One genomic window of Arachis stenosperma cultivar V10309 chromosome 10, arast.V10309.gnm1.PFL2, whole genome shotgun sequence includes the following:
- the LOC130957239 gene encoding uncharacterized protein LOC130957239 has product MHIVSISKLLLQQLRDGGWCNFLANVKDFGEKHEIEVPNMSAQYVFGRGRSRQPSVTIEHHYRIDVFLATIDSQIQELNSRFNEQTIELLTLSCALDPKDNFKSFNIEEISKLAEKFYPLDFPSNELNILKSQLQHYQHDIPNHLKGIGTLSELCNKLQETGKSRTYHMVDRLIRLVLILPVSTATTERAFSAMKIVKTRLRNKMADEFLANNLVIYIEKELAAIFDTNSIIDNFKNRKKRRIAFS; this is encoded by the coding sequence ATGCATATTGTTTCTATATCAAAGTTACTTCTTCAACAATTAAGAGATGGTGGATGGTGCAATTTTCTTGCAAATGTTAAAGATTTTGGTGAAAAACATGAAATTGAAGTCCCTAATATGAGTGCACAATATGTTTTTGGAAGAGGTCGATCTCGTCAACCAAGTGTGACAATTGAGCATCATTATCGAATAGATGTATTCTTGGCAACAATTGACTCTCAAATACAAGAGTTGAATAGTAGATTTAATGAGCAAACAATAGAGCTTTTGACTTTGAGTTGTGCTTTGGATCCTAAGGACAATTTCAAATCATTTAATATTGAagaaattagtaagttagcAGAGAAGTTTTAtccccttgactttccttctaATGAGCTAAATATTTTGAAATCTCAATTGCAACATTATCAGCATGATATACCAAATCATTTGAAAGGCATTGGTACACTTTCTGAATTGTgcaacaagttgcaagaaacgGGAAAATCAAGAACTTATCACATGGTTGATAGATTAATACGTCTTGTTTTGATTCTACCAGTGTCTACAGCAACAACAGAAAGAGCTTTTTCAGCAATGAAAATTGTTAAGACAAGACTCCGAAATAAGATGGCTGATGAATTTCTTGCAAATAATTTGGTCATctatatagaaaaagaattaGCAGCTATTTTCGACACAAATTCAAttatagataattttaaaaatagaaaaaaacgTCGAATAGCCTTTTCATGA
- the LOC130957240 gene encoding uncharacterized protein LOC130957240 — protein sequence MLKFLGSYNERVKKNVLENAPKNAKYTSNDVQKEILHILATKVRNSIREEIGDAKFCIIVDEARDESKKEQMAIVLRFVTLDGFVKERFFDLEHVTDTCATTLKKELISVLSHYNLQVENIRGQGLQLALVAASREVLQIHEFFTQLNSIVTIVSASSKRHDQLQEAQAIENANLVAQNELETGKGANQISTLQRAEDTRWSSHFNSICSLVKMFTATNIVLNNIIEDGTTYAQRGEAYGVSKILLSFEFVFTLHLMKEIMGITNVLCQALQQ from the exons ATGTTGAAATTTTTGGGATCTTATAATGAAAGAGTAAAAAAGAATGTTTTGGAAAATGCTCCAAAAAATGCTAAGTATACTTCAAATGATGTCCAAAAAGAAATTCTACATATTCTTGCTACTAAGGTGAGAAATTCAATTAGAGAAGAGATTGGAGATGCCAAATTTTGTATTATTGTTGATGAAGCTAGAGATGAATCTAAAAAGGAGCAAATGGCCATTGTTTTGAGATTTGTTACTCTAGATGGTTTTGTTAAAGAGAGATTCTTTGATCTTGAGCATGTCACTGATACTTGTGCAACAACTTTAAAGAAAGAATTGATTTCTGTCCTTTCTCATTATAATCTCCAAGTTGAAAATATTAGGGGTCAAGG GTTACAATTAGCATTGGTAGCAGCTTCAAGAGAGGTACTTCAAATTCATGAATTTTTTACTCAATTAAATTCTATTGTCACTATTGTTAGTGCTTCTTCAAAAAGACATGATCAATTACAAGAAGCTCAAGCAATTGAAAATGCAAACTTGGTTGCTCAAAATGAATTAGAAACAGGCAAAGGTGCGAATCAAATAAGCACTTTACAAAGAGCTGAGGATACTCGATGGAGCTCTCACTTTAATTCTATTTGCAGTTTGGTAAAAATGTTTACTGCTACCAATATTGTTCTCAATAATATCATTGAAGATGGGACAACTTATGCACAAAGAGGTGAGGCTTATGGtgttagtaaaatattattgtcatttgaatttgttttcACTTTGCACTTGATGAAAGAAATTATGGGAATCACTAATGTTCTTTGCCAAGCACTGCAACAATAA